A region from the Streptomyces tsukubensis genome encodes:
- a CDS encoding siderophore-interacting protein, with translation MGHGWEGVVLKLMRGKDFRFTVTGSEAVGDRYHRVHFTDGGMLAQTGTHPTMWVRVWFGNAGKPHQRAYTLVDPDPAQGTFSLEFALHPGPACDWARAARPGDTVDATLQGTGFTAPDPLPGRLVLIGDPASLPAINSLLDALPDTPATVFFETGHPSDEQLPFRLDPRLHELRTVPRTGGGAGLVAEVKAALPGLIGDPTAAYVWIACDTVTTRALASYARKNLALPKDRVDALGYWRATA, from the coding sequence GTGGGACATGGCTGGGAGGGTGTGGTCCTCAAGTTGATGCGGGGGAAGGACTTCCGGTTCACCGTCACCGGGAGCGAGGCGGTCGGCGACCGCTACCACCGCGTCCACTTCACCGACGGCGGCATGCTGGCGCAGACCGGAACCCACCCCACCATGTGGGTCCGCGTCTGGTTCGGCAACGCCGGCAAACCCCACCAGCGCGCCTACACCCTGGTCGACCCCGACCCCGCACAGGGCACCTTCAGCCTCGAATTCGCCCTGCACCCCGGCCCCGCCTGCGACTGGGCCCGGGCCGCCCGCCCCGGCGACACCGTGGACGCGACCCTCCAGGGCACCGGCTTCACCGCCCCCGACCCCCTGCCCGGCCGGCTCGTCCTCATCGGGGACCCCGCCTCCCTGCCCGCGATCAACTCCCTCCTCGACGCCCTCCCCGACACCCCGGCGACCGTCTTCTTCGAGACCGGCCACCCCTCCGACGAGCAGCTGCCGTTCCGTCTCGACCCCCGGCTGCACGAACTGCGCACCGTCCCGCGCACCGGCGGCGGTGCCGGTCTGGTGGCCGAGGTGAAGGCGGCCCTGCCCGGGCTGATCGGGGACCCCACGGCCGCGTACGTGTGGATCGCCTGCGACACCGTCACCACGCGGGCCCTCGCCTCGTACGCCCGGAAGAACCTCGCCCTGCCCAAGGACCGGGTCGACGCCCTCGGCTACTGGCGCGCGACGGCCTGA
- the secD gene encoding protein translocase subunit SecD: protein MSSRTSPISRASRTSRAPRGNLWRALAAFAVVAVSLLIALTSAPRLGLDLRGGTRIVLETRDSPTVRADAAATDRTLEVLRQRVDALGVAEASLARSGDRRIVVELPGVDNPREAAAAIGRTAQLTFHPVRGATAGPAAAPAADGSRVLPDPDAPGSFLALAPPALTGNGVKDAEAVLDPASGRGWTVDLAFRGGGAKDWARITGQAACAAPGDPARRVAIVLDDRIVSAPGMERTVACGAGITGGSAQITGGFGGDEARELAALVKGGALPVPVTTLHQSTVGPTLGEDAIRASFWAAVIGLVCTGVFIVVVYRLLGLLATVALALYGLISYAAVVALGATLTLPGLAGFVLAIGIAVDANVLVFERAREEFPRGKRDAVDPRKPLRTGFRKAWSAVADSHVTTLLAAGLLFAFAVGPVKGFGVTLAIGVLASLVSAMVITRLFAEWILHRPWVRRRPGLTGIASKGRLRTRLEKRPPRLMRRRKLWLGLCGGLLLAAVVGIGVRGLEFGVEFTGGRQTEYVTGRTVDADTARQAVSDAGFPRAVVQESGEGGITVRTGELSDAEQSRISAALGEVADGARVERDERIGPSLGAELRTQALIALGVAVAAQLGYLALRFRWTFAVSAVAAMAQDVLLVVGLFAWLGKPVDSVFLAALLTVVGYSVNDSVVVLDRLRELRRSAPRAAWPDLADLAVAQTLPRTVNTGMGALFVLAALAVLGGDSLADFSVALLAGVVAGVASTVFTAMPLAVILTSGRRDRPRREPVRSARDRNPSGAVV, encoded by the coding sequence ATGTCTTCCCGTACCTCACCCATATCGCGCGCATCGCGTACCTCGCGCGCACCCCGCGGCAACCTGTGGCGGGCACTCGCCGCGTTCGCCGTCGTCGCGGTCTCCCTGCTGATCGCCCTGACCTCGGCCCCGCGGCTGGGGCTCGACCTGCGGGGCGGTACCCGGATCGTCCTGGAGACCCGGGACTCCCCCACCGTGCGGGCCGACGCCGCCGCCACCGACCGGACCCTGGAGGTGCTCCGCCAGCGGGTGGACGCGCTCGGGGTGGCCGAGGCGTCCCTCGCGCGCTCCGGGGACCGGCGGATCGTGGTCGAACTTCCCGGTGTCGACAACCCCCGTGAGGCGGCGGCGGCGATCGGCCGGACCGCCCAGCTCACCTTCCACCCCGTCCGGGGCGCGACCGCCGGGCCCGCGGCCGCTCCGGCGGCGGACGGGTCGCGGGTGCTGCCCGACCCGGACGCACCGGGCAGCTTCCTGGCCCTGGCGCCTCCGGCACTGACCGGGAACGGGGTGAAGGACGCCGAGGCGGTGCTCGACCCCGCGTCGGGACGCGGCTGGACCGTCGATCTCGCGTTCCGCGGCGGCGGGGCGAAGGACTGGGCACGGATCACCGGGCAGGCGGCCTGTGCCGCGCCGGGCGATCCGGCGCGGCGGGTGGCGATCGTGCTCGACGACCGGATCGTCTCGGCCCCGGGGATGGAACGCACGGTGGCCTGCGGCGCGGGCATCACGGGCGGTTCGGCGCAGATCACGGGAGGGTTCGGCGGGGACGAGGCGCGGGAGCTGGCCGCGCTGGTGAAGGGCGGCGCACTGCCCGTGCCGGTCACCACCCTCCATCAGAGCACCGTCGGGCCCACGCTGGGCGAGGACGCGATCCGGGCGAGCTTCTGGGCGGCGGTCATCGGGCTGGTGTGCACGGGCGTGTTCATCGTCGTCGTGTACCGGCTGCTGGGGCTGCTGGCCACGGTGGCACTGGCGCTGTACGGGCTGATCTCGTACGCCGCGGTGGTGGCGCTGGGGGCGACGCTCACCCTGCCCGGGCTCGCCGGGTTCGTGCTGGCGATCGGGATCGCGGTCGACGCGAACGTCCTGGTCTTCGAACGGGCCCGGGAGGAGTTCCCGCGCGGGAAACGGGACGCGGTGGATCCCCGGAAACCGCTGCGGACCGGTTTCCGCAAGGCGTGGAGCGCCGTCGCGGACTCCCATGTGACGACACTGCTGGCGGCGGGGCTGCTGTTCGCCTTCGCGGTCGGCCCGGTCAAGGGCTTCGGGGTGACGCTCGCGATCGGCGTGCTGGCGTCCCTCGTCTCGGCCATGGTGATCACACGGCTGTTCGCCGAGTGGATCCTGCACCGGCCGTGGGTGCGACGGCGGCCGGGTCTGACCGGGATCGCGTCCAAGGGCAGGCTGCGGACCAGGCTGGAGAAGCGTCCGCCGAGGCTGATGCGCCGCCGGAAGCTGTGGCTCGGGCTGTGCGGCGGGCTGCTGCTGGCCGCGGTGGTCGGGATCGGGGTGCGCGGTCTCGAATTCGGCGTCGAGTTCACCGGGGGGCGTCAGACGGAGTACGTGACCGGGCGGACCGTCGACGCGGACACCGCGCGGCAGGCCGTATCGGACGCCGGGTTCCCGCGGGCCGTGGTTCAGGAGTCCGGCGAGGGCGGGATCACCGTACGGACCGGGGAGCTGAGCGATGCGGAGCAGTCGCGGATCTCGGCGGCGCTGGGCGAGGTCGCGGACGGGGCGCGGGTGGAGCGGGACGAGCGGATCGGGCCGAGTCTCGGCGCCGAGCTGCGCACTCAGGCGCTGATCGCGCTGGGGGTGGCCGTGGCGGCTCAGCTGGGCTATCTGGCACTGCGGTTCCGCTGGACCTTCGCGGTGTCGGCGGTGGCGGCGATGGCTCAGGACGTGCTGCTGGTGGTGGGGCTCTTCGCCTGGCTGGGAAAGCCCGTGGACAGTGTCTTCCTGGCGGCGCTGCTGACGGTCGTCGGCTATTCGGTGAACGATTCGGTGGTGGTGCTGGACCGGCTGCGGGAGCTGCGGCGTTCGGCGCCGCGCGCGGCGTGGCCCGATCTGGCGGACCTGGCGGTGGCGCAGACCCTGCCGCGGACCGTCAACACGGGTATGGGGGCGTTGTTCGTGCTGGCCGCCCTGGCCGTGCTGGGCGGCGATTCGCTGGCGGACTTCTCGGTGGCGCTGCTGGCGGGGGTCGTGGCGGGGGTGGCGTCCACGGTGTTCACGGCGATGCCGCTGGCGGTGATCCTGACCTCGGGCCGCCGGGACCGGCCGCGCCGGGAGCCGGTGCGCTCCGCGCGTGACCGGAATCCTTCGGGGGCGGTGGTCTGA
- a CDS encoding penicillin acylase family protein, translating to MNFRVYRDDRGIPHLRAESATELARAQGWNAAVDRAWQIDVERHRSQGTSASFLGAAAAGWDAFARRSLIDDTARRCYLSLDEATAAWVGHYVDGVNAGMAEGARRDPRFAETGLRPRTWEPWVPLGIWLSTHILFAGFPTKIWREEVARALGDEAVGLFSAEGANGSGSNGWLVGADRTAHGAPLIAGDPHRPVEDPGVYQQIRLACDEFDVVGLAVPGVPGIAHFGHAGGVAWAITNAMADYQDLYRERLRELPDGGLEALGPEGWRPARARTETVEVAGGAPVDVEVIETDRGPVVSGGRGDAEVLSLRTPPRVTAELGFAALPALLRARTVGDVDRALDGWAEPVNVVLAADTEGGLLHRVAGRVPHRDRENLLRTVPAWEPRYAWRGWRPPPRAAVGAIAVMANERGLAEPLGVEFAAPHRAARIRELLYGRRAWTAEGMAAVHMDTRIASARPLLALLAGLEGLSPAAAALRDRLAGWDLRMDAESADAARYADVRSAVVLRIAAHPVFRGLAEAVGGGTWPDELRPWTAFVPRVAFALEGLLGSRALPRADLTEAVREALEDVAKDRAGRPDDVWGDRHRLTPWQALPGGAHEAPPEGGWPGLPGDHDCVLATTSVPGVTDTSWRGPAARYVWDLSRRDNSLWSVPLGASGVPGDPHRRDQLPLWLSGELAPVVTDWNKLTEETPNDVR from the coding sequence GTGAACTTCAGGGTCTACCGGGACGACCGGGGGATTCCGCATCTGCGGGCGGAGAGCGCGACGGAGCTCGCCCGCGCCCAGGGGTGGAACGCCGCCGTCGACCGGGCCTGGCAGATCGACGTCGAACGGCACCGTTCGCAGGGCACGTCCGCGTCGTTCCTGGGTGCCGCGGCCGCGGGCTGGGACGCGTTCGCCCGGCGGTCCCTCATCGACGACACCGCACGGCGCTGCTATCTGTCGCTGGACGAAGCCACCGCCGCCTGGGTGGGGCACTACGTCGACGGCGTCAACGCCGGGATGGCCGAGGGCGCCCGGCGGGATCCCCGGTTCGCGGAGACCGGGCTCCGGCCCCGCACCTGGGAGCCGTGGGTGCCGCTGGGGATCTGGCTGAGCACCCATATCCTCTTCGCCGGGTTCCCCACGAAGATCTGGCGCGAGGAGGTGGCCCGGGCGCTCGGCGACGAGGCCGTCGGGCTCTTCTCCGCCGAGGGTGCGAACGGCTCGGGGAGCAACGGCTGGCTGGTCGGCGCGGACCGGACGGCGCACGGCGCCCCGCTGATCGCCGGGGATCCGCACCGGCCCGTCGAGGACCCGGGCGTCTACCAGCAGATCCGGCTGGCCTGCGACGAGTTCGACGTCGTCGGGCTCGCCGTGCCCGGGGTGCCCGGCATCGCCCACTTCGGCCATGCCGGGGGCGTCGCCTGGGCCATCACCAACGCCATGGCCGACTACCAGGATCTGTACCGGGAGCGGCTGCGGGAGCTGCCGGACGGCGGTCTTGAGGCGCTCGGCCCCGAGGGCTGGCGCCCCGCCCGGGCCCGTACCGAAACCGTCGAGGTCGCCGGGGGCGCGCCGGTGGACGTCGAGGTGATCGAAACCGACCGCGGTCCGGTGGTCTCCGGCGGACGCGGCGACGCCGAGGTGCTCAGTCTGCGCACCCCGCCGCGGGTCACCGCCGAACTGGGCTTCGCCGCCCTCCCCGCGCTGCTGCGGGCGCGGACCGTCGGCGACGTCGACCGGGCGCTGGACGGCTGGGCCGAACCCGTCAACGTCGTCCTCGCCGCCGATACCGAGGGCGGGCTGCTGCACCGGGTCGCGGGCCGGGTGCCCCACCGGGACCGGGAGAACCTGCTGCGGACCGTGCCCGCGTGGGAACCCCGGTACGCCTGGCGCGGCTGGCGGCCCCCGCCCCGTGCGGCCGTCGGCGCGATCGCCGTGATGGCGAACGAGCGGGGGCTCGCGGAGCCGCTGGGCGTGGAGTTCGCCGCGCCGCACCGGGCCGCGCGCATCCGTGAGCTGCTGTACGGACGGCGGGCGTGGACGGCAGAGGGCATGGCCGCGGTGCACATGGACACCCGGATCGCATCGGCCCGCCCTCTGCTGGCGCTGCTGGCGGGACTGGAGGGGCTGAGCCCGGCCGCAGCGGCGCTCCGGGACCGGCTGGCCGGCTGGGACCTCCGGATGGACGCGGAGAGCGCGGACGCCGCCCGCTACGCCGACGTGCGGTCGGCCGTGGTCCTGCGGATCGCCGCGCATCCCGTCTTCCGGGGCCTCGCCGAGGCCGTCGGGGGCGGCACCTGGCCCGATGAACTGCGCCCGTGGACCGCGTTCGTGCCGCGCGTCGCGTTCGCCCTCGAAGGGCTGCTCGGCTCGCGCGCGCTGCCCCGCGCCGATCTCACCGAGGCGGTTCGGGAGGCGCTGGAGGACGTCGCGAAGGACCGGGCCGGACGGCCCGACGACGTCTGGGGGGACCGGCACCGGCTCACGCCGTGGCAGGCGCTGCCCGGCGGGGCGCACGAGGCCCCGCCGGAGGGCGGCTGGCCCGGTCTGCCGGGGGACCACGACTGCGTCCTGGCCACCACCAGCGTCCCCGGTGTCACCGATACGAGCTGGCGCGGCCCCGCCGCCCGCTACGTCTGGGATCTGTCGCGCCGCGACAACAGCCTCTGGAGCGTGCCGCTGGGGGCCTCCGGGGTCCCGGGGGACCCCCACCGCCGCGACCAGCTCCCCCTGTGGCTCTCGGGGGAACTCGCCCCCGTCGTCACCGACTGGAACAAGCTCACCGAGGAGACCCCGAACGATGTCCGCTGA
- a CDS encoding GNAT family N-acetyltransferase has protein sequence MSSPMTGGRAAGSAGPAPDIRIRRATGADARALTRMVRTSGAYDGHYASVVAGLTVGRDYIAARCVHVAVGADGARLGFYGLLTDTAELDLLFVADRAQGLGIGRLLIAHMTTEARRHGLDSVRVVSHPPAEGFYRAMGAERTGTAPPNPPAVAWPRPELRFRIPAAL, from the coding sequence ATGAGTTCACCCATGACGGGCGGTCGGGCCGCCGGCTCGGCAGGTCCGGCCCCGGACATCCGGATCCGCCGGGCGACGGGCGCCGACGCCCGGGCGCTGACCCGGATGGTCCGCACCTCGGGTGCGTACGACGGCCACTACGCCTCCGTCGTCGCCGGGCTCACCGTCGGCCGCGACTACATCGCGGCCCGCTGCGTCCATGTCGCCGTCGGTGCCGACGGAGCCCGGCTCGGCTTCTACGGCCTCCTGACCGACACCGCCGAACTGGACCTGCTGTTCGTCGCCGACCGCGCCCAGGGTCTGGGGATCGGACGACTGCTGATCGCCCATATGACCACCGAGGCCCGCCGCCACGGCCTGGACTCCGTCCGCGTCGTCTCCCACCCGCCCGCCGAGGGCTTCTACCGCGCGATGGGCGCCGAACGCACCGGCACGGCACCCCCCAACCCACCGGCGGTGGCCTGGCCCCGCCCCGAACTCCGCTTCCGCATCCCGGCCGCCCTCTGA